AGGTCGTTTTCTTCAGGGTTGGGCAGGGCACCCTGGTTGGGCCCCTTGATGATGACCCCTTCGACGCGATTTTCGGCCAGAAAGGGCGGGATACGGTCCCCTTCCGGGATGTTGCTGAGCATCAGATTGCGGCCGATTTCGGAGAGGGCGACTTCGATGCCGTGTACGGCAGAGCTCACGACCGGGAGCTGTGCCAGGGTGTCTTGCATGCCGAAGAAAATCACACCGATGTTGCCCACCTCGCTATGGTGAGCGCTGCGGGTGCGTTTGCGCTGCCGCACATAACCCAATTTGGCGGCAGCCTCGTTGACGCGACGCCGGATGTCGATGTTGACGTCGGGGTGCTTGTTAAAGACTCGAGAGACTGTTCCGGTAGCGACGCCGGCGGCCTTTGCAACCTCTGTAATGGTCGCCCGCGGCTTGGAGTTGGGTTTGTTCATCGTGTGAAAGCAGAGGGGCGGGGTTGGCCCCGGATTATGGTTGACAAGGGAGTTAAATGAAAAAGGCTGAAATCTCTGTTATTTCATATGAAATTATAATCCCTGTTATCAGCGAGTTCGGCTACTTTTGGTCGATGCACAATCGTTCTTGGGGCAGAGGGGGTAAAGGAGCGATTCCTGACGTGGGCGATGCAACATGATCACGAAGTCGTTGTCAATTGCGCGCCTAGGGTTATTTCAACCTTCTCTTTTATAGATACTTAGGGCGATGGCAAGCTCCAGTTTCATCAGATTTCATCAGACAGTCCGTTATCCCCTCGACCTGTGCCGCTTTCTCTGTAAAGTGCCGGATTCCCCTTGAGGGCCGCGCTTTTCTGGCCCATTTCTAACCAACTGGTTTTCATGAAGTTCACCCCAATCTCCCAACTATCGCCCCGACGTTTCATCCCCTGGGCGCTTTGCGGCCTGCTGGGGCCGGTCGCCTGCTATGCCCTGCCTGCCTTCCCCGGTGCGGAAGGTGCCGGTGCGGAGACCATCGGCGGGCGTTGGGGTCGCGTCGTCTACGTGACCAACCTTCAGGACAGCGGTCCTGGCAGCCTCCGCGCGGCCCTCGAGATGGGTGGCGAGCGTACCATCCTCTTCAAGGTGGGTGGCCGCATCCACCTCGAATCCCCGATCGAAGTCGTCAACCCTTACGTGACTATCGCCGGACAGACGGCTCCGGGCGACGGCATCACGATCAGCGGCGAGACGATCCACATCAACACCGAGGAAGTGATCATCCGCTACCTGCGCTTTCGGCGCGGGACGCTTGAGCGTCGCGACGACAACCTCGGCGGCTACCCGATCCGCAACATCATCATCGACCATTGCTCCTTCAGCTGGGGCCTCGATGAAAACGTCTCGTTTTACCGCTACACGCGCGAAAACGAAGACGGCACCCGCGAAAAGCTGCCGACCGAAAACGTGACCATCCAGTGGTCCATCTCCAGCGAGGCGCTCGACGAGTTCAACCACGCCTTCGGGGCCACCTGGGGCGGCAAGAACGCCTCCTTCCACCACAACCTCTTTGCCAGCAACACCGCGCGCAACCCGAGCATCGGGTGGGGGCAGAACGTGGACATCCGCAACAACGTGCTTTTCAACTGGCGCCATCGCTCGATCGACGGCGGCAGCGGCGCAGCCACGGTCAACGTGGTCAACAACTACTTCAAGCCCGGCCCCGCCACCGGCGACGGCCCGATCCAATACCGGGTCGCTCGCCCGCAGCACCTCGACAAGCATTACGAGACGAATGAGCCCGGCGGCTGGTTCGTCGACGGCAACCATGTCGTCGGCTACCCGGAGGTGACGGCCGACAACTGGGCCGGTGGGGTGCAGCTCGACGACGACGAGCTGGGCGGCAAGACGCTCGAAGACGTGCGCGCCAGCCAGCCCTACGACATCGCTCCGGTGACGACCCACTCGGCCGAAGAGGCCTACGAGCTCGTCCTCGCCCACGCGGGAGCCACACTGCCGCGGCGCGACGTAGTCGACCGGCGCATCGCCCAGGAAGTGCGCGCTGGCCAGCCCACCCACGGCAACGGCATCATCAAGCGCATCGACGACGTCGGCGGCTGGCCGGAGTTCCGGGGTGGCCTGCCCCCGGTCGATACCGACCTCGACGGCATGCCCGACGCCTGGGAACGCCGTTACGGCCTCGACCCCGAAGACCCCGCCGACGGCGTCCGCGATGCCGATGGCGACGGTTACACCAACCTCGAAGAATACCTCAACGGCACCAACCCCCTGGAAGCGGTCGACTACAGCGACCCTGCCAACAACGTATCCAGCCTGCCCCGATGAAGCTCCGCCCCCTCACTTTGACCGCCGCTGCCTGCGCCACCCTGCCGGCAGCCTCCTGGGCCAACGACCGCCTCGCCGTGCTCGAAGCGGACGATTACGCCCGCCACGTGGAATTCTTTAACCAGATGGAGCCGGAGCGGGTCGTGAACCTCATCCCCAACTCCGAGTCGTGGGAATGGATGGAGGCGGAGATCCCGTTCTTCACCTGCCCCGATGCCGATCTGGAAGAGATCTACTACTTCCGCTGGTGGGCCCTGCGCAAGCACCTCAAGGAAGTCGGCCCCTACAAGGCCTACACCGAATTCATCGAGCTGGAGACCAATGCCTGGTTCATCCCGCCGGAGCGCACCATCGCCAGCGCGCTCGGCCACCACTTCATGGAGACCCGCTGGCTGCAGAACCAGGAAAACGACGACAGCTATCTCGATTACTGGATGCAGGGTAAGGACGGCGAGCCGCAGGGCCACTTCCACCGCTACAGCAGCTGGTTGATGGACGCCCTTTGGCAGCGTGCCGAGGCCACCGGCGATTTCGAGTTCCTGCTCGACCGTTTCGACCTGCTCAACGCCGATTATGCGCGCTGGGAAGAGGAGAAGCGCCGTCCCGACGGGCTCTTCTGGCAGTACGATGTGTGGGACGCGATGGAGGAATCCATCAGCGGCAGCCGCCACCAGCAAAACGTGCGCCCGACCATCAACAGCTACATGTTCGGCAATGCCGTCGCCATGGAAAAGCTCTCGAAGCTGGCAGGCGACAACGAGCAGGCCGAGGTCTACGCCGCCAAAGCCCGCGAGCTGCGCAACCTCGTGCAGGAACATCTCTGGAATCCGGAGAACAAGTTCTTCGAAGTCGTCTACCCCGATGGTGAATTCGCCGACGCACGCGAGGCCATCGGTTTCATCCCCTGGTATTTCAACCTCCCCGAGCCCGGCCAAGGCTATGAAGTGGCTTGGGAGCAACTGACCGATCCGCTCGGCTTCTGGGCTCCCTACGGCCTCACTACTGCCGAACGCCGCCACCCGCGCTTCCGCTCCTACGCCATCGGCACCTGCGAGTGGGACGGCGCGTTGTGGCCCTACGCGACCAGCCAGACGCTCGTCGCACTGGCCAACGTGCTCCGCAACTACCCGGATACGCCCGTCTCGGCTCACGACTACTACGACGCCTTCGTCACCTACACCCGCTCCCAGCGTTATGCCGGGCTGCCCTACATCGGCGAGTATCAGGACGAGACTTCCGGGCAGTGGCTGAAGGGCCGTGCGCCGCGCAGCTATTACTACCACCACTCGACCTACGCCGATCTGCTGATCACGGGCCTCGTGGGCATGCAACCGCAGGCCGATGGCTCGCTCGTGGTCGATCCGCTCCTGCCCGAAGGCACGTGGAACTGGTTTGCGCTCGACGGCGTGCCTTACCACGACCACCAGGTCACCATCATTTGGGACGCCGACGGCAGCCAGTTCGGCCAAGGCGCCGGCTTCCAGGTGCTTATCGACGGCGAACAGGTCGCCCACGCAGAGGAATTGCAACGTTTGGAAATCAAGCTTCCATGAATCGAACGCTCGCCATATTCGCCTCCCTCGCCGCCGCCGTCTCCTTGACGGCCAAGCAGGTCGACGAGGTTATCCATATGGCGCCGGAAGGCCACTTGACCTACGACGCCGATGAACAGGGAAATCGGGTGCCCGATTTCTCCCATGCCGGCTATCAGGGTGGGGGTGTGCCCTTGCCACAGGTCGAGACGGTCTACGTGATCGAGCCACAGGAAGGGGACGACGGGGCGCGGATCCAGGCCGCCCTCGATGCGCTGGCCCAGCGTGAGCCTCAAAAAAGCGGCTTACGGGGGGCCGTCCAGCTGGCGAATGGCGAGTTTCAGGTTTCCGGGCAGCTCCGCATCGAAGCCAGCGGCATCGTGCTGCGCGGCTCTGGCGATACCACGATCGTGGCCGCCGGTGACGACCGGCGCACGCTGATCACCGCCATCGGCGGCAAGGACCGTCAGCTGCAAGGCGAGGCGGTTCAGATTGTGGACGACTACGTGCCCGTCGGCAGCTACCGCGTCACGCTTCCGGCTGGCACCGGGCTGCAGGTGGGCGACCGCGTCGTCCTGACGCGCCCGAGCACGAAGGCGTGGATCGAAGCCGTCGAGATGCACGAGCCGCCCGCCCGCTTGCCCTACCAGTGGCGGCCGGGCGAGTGGGACATGTGGTGGGACCGCACCGTGGTTCAGATCGAGGGCAATACTGCGACTTTCGACGCGCCCATTACCACCGCGCTCGAGCAGCGCTTCGGCGGCGCCACCGTGCAACGCTACACATGGCCGACCCGCCTCGAAAATGTGGGCGTGGAACACCTCAACCTCGTCTCCGAGTTCGACGCCTCCAACCCCCACGACGAGGAACACGCCTGGATCGCGATCGAGCTGGACAACGTCGAAAACGCCTGGGTGGCAGGCATCTCCGCGCGGCACTTTGTCAGCTCGCTGGTCGAAATCGGCTTCGGCGCGCGCGCGATCACGGTGCAGGATTGCGTGTCGTACGATCCGGTGTCGGAGCTGGCCGGTTATCGCCGGCTGACGTACCACACCAGCGGCCAACAGACGCTTTTCCTGCGTTGCGAGGCCCACGAGGGCATTCACGATTTTACGGCTGGCTACCTGAATACCGGCCCCAACGCCTTTGTGGACTCTACCGCGCACCATGCGGAGGGCTTTAGCGGCTCGGTCGGCAGCTGGGCCTCCGGCGTGCTCTTCGAGAACGTGATCGTCGACGGCAACGCCCTCCGCCTGTCCAACCTCGGCATCTGGAATCAGGGGGTCGGGTGGGCGCTGGCCAACTCCATGGCCTGGCGTTCGCGCGCCTCTGTGATGGACATCAGCTCGCCCCCCACCGCCACCAACTGGGGCCTGGGCGTCTGGGGCCAATTTGAAGGCAATGGCGTCTGGATGAGCACGAGCGAGGTGACGGCCAACCCGATGAGCCTCTACCGCGCGCAGCTCAACGACCGTATTGGCAAGGCCGCCTTGCATGCGCTGAGGCCGCTGCCGGTGTATCCTGTTCCCGCCCGCTTTGAAACCGCGCCCGCCCCGCAACCGGAGGCTCCCATCGCCACTCCCGGGATGCAGCTCAACGATCAGGGTTGGTTGACTGTGGACGGCCAGCTGTTGACCGGGCGCGAGCAGGGCCTGCAGTGGTGGCGCGGCAGCCTCGTGCCACAACGTGCGAAGAAGATTTCGCAGCCTTCCATCACGCGCTTTGCCCCCGGTCGCACCGGGCTGGGGTTGACGGACGACCTTTCCGCCGTCGCTGCCCAGATGCAGGAGCGCGGCCTCGTCGTGGCCCGCCATCACTACGGCCTGTGGTACGACCGCCGTCGTGACGATCACGAGATGACGCGCCGCATCAATGCTGAAGTCTGGCCGCCTTTCTACGAGCTGCCTTGGGCTCGTACCGGCACCGGAGAGTCGTGGAACCGCATTTCGCAGTACGACCTCACGAAGTTCAACCCGTGGTATTTCCGCCGCCTGCGCGAGTTTGCCCAAGAGGCGCAACGGCACGAGCTGGTCCTGATCAGCGAGATGTATTTCCAGCACAACCTCATCGAATCGGGCGCCCACTGGGTCGACTTCCCGTGGCGCGAGGTCAACTCCGTGCAGGAGACCGGCTGGCCTGAACCGCCGCCCTACGATGGCGACACCCTCGTCAGCGCTCCCCGCTTTTACGACACGAGCATCCCCGAGATCGCCGAGTGGCACCGCCTCTACATCCGCAAGTGCCTCGACAACCTCGCGGACCAGCCCAACGTCATTCACACCGTCAGCGCCGAATACACCGGCCCGCTGCACTTCGTGGAGTTCTGGCTGGATGTGATTGCAGAGTGGGAAGCGGAGACGGGCAAGCACCCGCTCATCGCGCTCTCGACGCCCAAGGACGTGCAGGACGCTATCCTCGAAGACCCGAAGCGCAGCCCGTTGATCGACCTCGTCGACTTCACCTACTGGTTTGTGGACCGCAACGGCGACCTCTTCGCGCCCGATGGCGGGCAAAACCTCGCGCCGCGCCAGCACCTGCGCCAGTGGGACGGCAGCCGCGCCGACGGCAAGTCGATTGCCCGCATGGTGGCCGATTACCGCGCGCGCTACCCGCACCTCGGTATCATCACCGGGCACGGCGAGTACGAAGGCTGGTCGTTTGTGGCCGCCGGGGGCTCGCTGGCTCCGCTGCCCAGGCAGACCTCGCCGGAGCTTCTTGCAAGCCTCGCCATGATGAAACCGCTGAAGGCCGAAAAGGTCGCCTGGACGCTCAGCGAGGGGCAGAACGCCTTCTTTTATTACACTACGGGCGATGAACCAGCCGTGATTGACTTGCGCAATGCTTCAGGGAACTTCACCGTCCATTTCATGGATTTGCAGACCGGGCAGCCAAAGTCGGAAACCGAGCAAGTGAAGGGCGGCAAGCTGTACAAGCCCCGCTCCAACGGCCCCGCCGCCTTCTGGATCACCCGCTAACGATCATTTTCCCATGCGCAGTTGCTTCTTCTTCCTCGCCCTGTTGGGCAGCCACCTGACGGCCTGGGCGGTCACGGCTCCATCTTCCGTGGAGCAGTGGGACGTCTACGAGATCGAGCTGGAGGGGCCGTCCGACGGCAACCCCTTCGCCGAAGTCCGCCTCACCGGCACCTTTTCCGACGGCGAACAATCGACCGAAGTGGCCGGCTTTTACGACGGCGACGGCGTCTACCGCATCCGCTTCATGCCGCCCAAGCCGGGTAACTGGACTTTCCAGACTCGCAGCAATCGGACCGATTTGACCAACCAGCAGGGTGCCTTTGAGGTAACGCCTGCGCAGGGCGACAATCACGGGCCGATCCACGTCGCCTACACCTACCACTTTGCCTACGCCGACGGCACGCCCTACAAGCCCATCGGCACCACCAGCTACAGCTGGACGCACCGCACCGAAGAGATGCAGGAGCGCACGCTGAAGACCCTCGCCGAGGCGCCCTTCAACAAGCTGCGCATGGGTGTGTTCCCGCAGGCCCACGGGGCGGATTACATGCCGCCGACGCGCTTCCCCTTTGCGGGCGAGCCGCACAACTGGGACTTCGAGCGCCCCAACCCGGAGTTTTTCCAGCATCTGGAGCAGCGCATCGGTCAGCTGCGCGACATGGGCATCGTGTGCGACCTGATCCTCTTTTACCCCTACGGTGAAGGTCGCTGGGGGCTGGATCGCCTCGAAAAGCCCGAAGACGAGCAGTTCCTGCGCTACCTCGTGGCCCGCCTCGCCGCTTACCGCAACATTTGGTGGTCGATCGGCAACGAATACGATTTCTTCCGCACCAAGACGATGGAAGACTGGGATCGCTACTTCCAGGTCGTCATGGCCGCCGACCCCTACGGGCACCCGCGCTCCATCCACAACGGCTTTGTGCTCTACGATAACAACAAGCCGTGGGTGACGCACGCCAGCATCCAGAACGGCGCGGCCGTCGAGCACTCCCGCAGCGCGCAGCTCTACCGCGACGTGTGGCGCAAGCCCATCGTGTACGATGAGGTGAAATACGAGGGCGACCACGACAAGCGCTGGGCCCAGCTTTCCGGCGAAGAGCTCGTACATCGCTTCTGGTCGGGCACCGTGGCGGGCACCTATGTCGGCCACAGCGAGTATTTTCAGGCCCCGCACGACATCGTGTGGCTGGGGCAGGGCGGCGAACTGAAGGGCACCAGCCCCGAGCGCATCACCTTCCTCCGCCAGATCCTCGAAGACAGCCCCAAGGAGGGCATCAACCCGGCCGACAAGTGGCAGGATTCGCGCATCGGCGGCAAGGCGGGCGAATACTACCTCGTCTACTTCGGCAAGGAAACGCCCACCGAATGGGCCTTCCAGCTGCCCAAGAACGGCCTGACCGACGGCATGGAGTTCCAGGTGGAGGTGATCGATACCTGGGGGATGACCATCAAGCCCGTCGATAAGCCCTTTGTGACCAAGAAGAACGGCATGTATTCCTACGTGGCCGAAGGCAACCGCAAGGTGAAGCTGCCTGGGAAGGAACACATGGCCCTGCGCATCCGCTACGTCGGCGGCGCCGAATCTCCCGGTGCCAACCTCGCACCGCTCGAGCCCTAACCCCTTTTAGTCCCCTGTATCCATGAAACCCAACTTTCCCTCCGAAGGTATTCTCGTCGCGTTGGCGCTGCCGACCGACGCCCAAGGCGCGTTGTGCGCCGACGCCATCCGGCAGCACTTGCAGTGGCTGCGTGGCGTCGGCATCCACGGCGCGTTGGCGCTCGGCAGCACCGGCGAGTTCTCCTTCTTCAGCCTGGAAGAGCGCAAGCGCATCCTCGCCTTTACCGCCGAGGCGGCCGCGCCCCTGCCGGTGATCGCCAATGTGAGCGACATCAACCCGAAAGTCGCTTGCGAGCTGGCCAAGACGGCTCGTGACGAAGGCCTGGCGGGCGTCGCCGTGATGCCGCCGTCGTTCTACCCCGTCTCCGCTGCCGACCAACTGGCGTTCTTCCTCAAGGTGGCCGAAGCCGCCGCCCCGCTGCCGGTGATGCTCTACAACTTCCCGGAGCTGGCCTGCAACCGCATCGCCATCGAGACGGTGGAAGCCTTTGCCGACCGCGCCAACATGAAGGGCTACAAGCAAAGCGGCCGTGAGTTCAGCTACCACAGCGAGCTGATCGCGATGGGCAAGGAAAAGGGCTTCGGCGTCTTCTCCGGGGCCGATACGCGCCTGCCCGAGGTCTTCCAGCTCGGCGCCGCCGGCTGCATCGGCGGTCTCGTCAACATGGTGCCCGAGCTGATGCTGGAGCAGTTCCGCGTCTACAAGCAAGGCCAGCCCGGCGAACTCGAACCGACCGCCTCCCGCATGAAGGAAGTCGGCCAGATCATCGACCGCCTCACGTTCCCGATCAACGTGCCCGCCGGCCTCGCCGCGCGCGGTTTCGAGCCGGGCGTGCCCAAGTCGATCGTTTCGGCCCAGTCGCAGGAAATCTTCGACGGCATCGTCAAAGACCTGCGCGCCAAGTTCGTCGAGTGGGGCCTGCCGCTCTACCAAGCCAAGTAATCCCCGCTCCTGCTCCTGCCCATGGGTTCCCATTTCACATTCCTCGATCTCGGCGTTCTGGTGGTCTATTTTGCGGCCATCATGGGCGTCGGCCTGTTCTTCATGTTCCGCGAGCGTTCGGTGGAGAGTTACACCGCCGCCAGTCGCAGCATGTCGGGCTGGCTCACGGGGCTGTCGATCCTGGGGACCTATGTCAGCAGCATCAGCTTCCTCGCGCTGCCGGGCAAAGCGTTCGCCGAAAACTGGAACCCTTACGTTTTCAGTCTGTCGCTGTTCATCGCGACGCCCATTGCGGTCTGGTTTTTCCTGCCGTATTACCGCCGCTCGCACTACGTCTCGGCCTACCATCACCTGGAAGACCGTTTCGGGGCCTGGGCGCGCGTCTACGCCAGCATTTGCTATCTCCTTACCCAGCTCGCCCGCATGGGCACGGTCATGTATCTCATGGCCCTGCCGCTGAAGGAGCTGCTGGGTTGGGACATCTACACCGTGATCGTCGTGACGGGCGTGGCCGTGACGGCCTACACCTTCATGGGCGGTATCACAGCGGTCATCTGGACCGATGCGATACAGACGGTGATCCTGATTGTGGGCGCGCTCGCCTGTGCCGCCGTCATGGTGTTCAGCCTGCCGGATGGCCCGGGCCAGGTCTTCACGCTTGCGGCAGAGCACGACAAGTTCAGCCTCGGCGACTACGGCCCCGGCCTTACGACTACCACCTTCTGGGTCACGCTGATCTACGGGTTCTTCATCAACCTGAACAACTTCGGCATCGACCAAAGCTACGTGCAGCGCTACATCGCCGCGAAGTCGGACAAGGAAGCGCGCCGCAGTATCTGGCTGGGTGGCCTGATGTATATTCCCGTTTCGGCCATCTTTTTCTTCATCGGCACCGCCCTCTTTGCCTACTACACGGCTTTTCCAGAGGCGCTGCCAGGCGACTACCAGGGCAACCCCGACCGGGTCTTCCCTTGGTTCATCGTGTCGGCCCTGCCGCCCGGCATCACCGGCCTGTTGATCGCCGCGATTTTCGCCGCCGCCATGAGCACGCTCTCCACGAGCCTCAATTCGGCCGCCACCATCGTGCTCAGCGACTACTACCAGCGCTTCTTTAACCGCGAGGCCAATGAGCGCCAGTCGATGCGCTTTGTGCTCATCACCACCATCGTGTTCGGCGCCGCCGGCACGCTCATGGCCTTGAGCATGACGCAGGTGAAGAACGCCCTCGATGCCTGGTGGGGCTACGCCAGCATCTTCAGTGGCGGCATGCTCGGGCTCTTCCTGCTCAGCATCCTAGCCCGGCGCGCCAACGCCACGGCGGCACTCGTCGGCACCATCGTGGGCCTGATCCTGATCCTGTGGATGAGCCTGTCGCCCAAGATGGGCTGGCTCGGCGAAGGCCTGCAAAGCCCGTTCCACAACTACCTGGTGATCGTCTTCGGCACCACCACGATCCTGCTGGTCGGCTTCCTCTGCGCCCAGTTCGCCTTCGGCCGTCGCCAAACCCCGCACCAGCCGTAACGCCCCATCCCCCTTTCATGTATTCGCGCCTGCCAGCCCAACTTCGATCCAGCTTACGTAATCGCCCAGCACGCTCTGGAGTGCGGCGCTTTGCGCCGATTTCATTCCTGAAGCAGGCTACTTTTGGTTGTCGCGGATTGGATTCACCGGCCGGAGCCCGCCCGCAAACCAGATCGGCGCGAAGCGCCGCACTCCCAGAACGCGCTAGGCAGATGTGCGTTGTTTCTTTTAGTTCGGTGCTAGCCCTGACTTCCCTTGCCGTTCTTGCCGGTTGCTCGCGTTCGGAAACGCCGAACGCCGAGCCCGAGACCCTCACTTGGGCACCGACGGAGCTGCTCCCGCCCGCTCCCGGGAACGGCCCGATGCTGGCCCAACGCACTTATCTGACCCCGGAGCAGGGCGCGGTGGTGCTCGATGCTGCGATTGCCGAATTTCCGAACCGCGAACGTTGGAGCGCCTATGCCGCGCACGTGCGCCAGCGCATCCAGGAGGGCGCGAACCTCAGCCCATTGCCCGAGCGCACGCCCTTGAATCCGATCCGTCGCGACCGCCGCGAATACGACGGCTACGCGGTGGAAAACGTGGCCTTCGAGTCGATTCCCGGCTACTGGGTCACGGGTAATCTTTATCTGCCGCTCGATCGCGAACCGCCCTACGCGGCGGTCGTCAACCCGCACGGCCACTCCAGCCCGCCCGACGGTCCCGAAGGCTGGATCAAGCATGGCCGCTTCAAGGAAGACGTGCAGCGCCGCGCCGCCTCGCTGGCCAAGATGGGGGCGGTGGCCTTCACCATCGACATGGTGGGCTATGGCGATTCGACCCTCTTTCTCGGCCCCGACGGCCACCGCCACGGCGTCTCCATGACCCTGCAGGCCTGGAACGGCATGCGTGCGATCGACTTCCTCACGTCGCTGCCCGAGGTGGACCCCCAGCGCATCGGCGTCACCGGCCACTCCGGCGGTGGCACGCAGACTTTTGTGCTCACCGCGCTGGACGAGCGGGTGGCGGTATCGGTGCCGGTCGCAATGGTGTCGTCGTATTTCTTCGGCGGTTGCCCCTGTGAGAGCGGTTTGCCCATCCACCGCAGCGCAGACCACTTTGCCAGCAACGCGATGATTGCCGCCCTGGCTGCGCCACGCCCGCTGAAGCTGATCTCCGACGGCGGCGACTGGTCGCAATACACCCCGCTGGTCGAGTATCCCTTTGCCCGCACCATCTACAGCTACTATGATGCGGCCGATCAGGTGGCCTACCACCACCTGCCCGACGAGGGGCATAATTACAACTTTTCCAAGCGCCTGGCGATGTATCCCTTTATGGCCGAGCATCTCCAGCTCGACCTCAGCGCCATTCAGGCCCCCGACGGCTCGATCGACGAATCGTTCGTGACCGTGGAAGATCCCGCCCTCATGCACGCTCTACATGAGGACGATGCGTTCCTCGAGCGTGCGCTACGGACGCCCGAGGCCATCCAGCAAGAGTTAGAATCCCTTCAGCGTTAAGCATCTCCCCGACATGAAACTCCCCTTTCTGATCCCCGCGTCTGCCGCGGCGAGCGTGGTCTTCCTCGCGTCGCCTGCTCTGGCCCTGGAGCCGTATGCCCTGACTGCCGAAGCGATGCGCAACCCGCTCGGCCTCGATGCCTCGCCTACGCTCAGCTGGAAGCTGAAGAGCGATACCCGTGGTGATCGCCAGACCGCTTACCAGGTGCTCGTCGCCTCCAGTGCCGACAAGCTGGCCGCCGACGAAGGCGATTTGTGGGACTCGGGCCAGAAGGAAGGCGAAGACCAGATTTTTGTGCGCTACCGTGGGTCCAGCATCGGCAGCGGTCAGGAAGCATTCTGGAAAGTGCGTGTGTGGGATGCCGACGGCGAACCCGGCGACTGGAGCGAAACGGCCACCTGGACGATGGGCCTCAAGTCGCAAAACGATTGGGAAGCCTCCTGGATCGCCAGCCCCGAGTGGCTGAAATACGACCGCCCGCACCTGGGCTACCGCTCGCAACCGGCGGACGACGTCAACACGCCCAAGTGGATCCAGCTCGACCTGGGCAAGACCTACACGATCGACCAGATCAAGCTGCACGGCCTGCGCCACACCGTCTCCGAGCGTCTCGGCCTGCCGCAGGCATACGTGATCGAGCTGGCGAACAAGCCCGATTTTTCCGACGCCAAGGTGGTTGCGGACACCCGCGACGCGCCCATCAACATGTGGATTTCGCGCCACACCATCCCGGTGGAGCAGGTCAAGGGGCGTTACTTCCGCCTCAAGGCCCCCGTGCTGCGTGAGTTGAACGACGAAATCTGCCTCGCCTTCAGCCAGATCGAAGTCAATTCCAAGGGCCAGAACGTCGCCATCGGGGCCAAGGTCACGGCCTCCGACAGCCTTGAAGAAGGCCCGTGGAGCGCTTCGGCAGTGGTCGACGGCAAGGGCCTCTCCAGCGCCTTCCCGCTGGCGACCGAAACGGTGATCGCGCGCGAAGACTTCCAGGTGCGCCCGCAGCTCAAGCGTGCCGTCGTTTTCGTCTCCGGCCAAGGCCA
This genomic stretch from Verrucomicrobiota bacterium JB022 harbors:
- a CDS encoding DUF5060 domain-containing protein; the encoded protein is MRSCFFFLALLGSHLTAWAVTAPSSVEQWDVYEIELEGPSDGNPFAEVRLTGTFSDGEQSTEVAGFYDGDGVYRIRFMPPKPGNWTFQTRSNRTDLTNQQGAFEVTPAQGDNHGPIHVAYTYHFAYADGTPYKPIGTTSYSWTHRTEEMQERTLKTLAEAPFNKLRMGVFPQAHGADYMPPTRFPFAGEPHNWDFERPNPEFFQHLEQRIGQLRDMGIVCDLILFYPYGEGRWGLDRLEKPEDEQFLRYLVARLAAYRNIWWSIGNEYDFFRTKTMEDWDRYFQVVMAADPYGHPRSIHNGFVLYDNNKPWVTHASIQNGAAVEHSRSAQLYRDVWRKPIVYDEVKYEGDHDKRWAQLSGEELVHRFWSGTVAGTYVGHSEYFQAPHDIVWLGQGGELKGTSPERITFLRQILEDSPKEGINPADKWQDSRIGGKAGEYYLVYFGKETPTEWAFQLPKNGLTDGMEFQVEVIDTWGMTIKPVDKPFVTKKNGMYSYVAEGNRKVKLPGKEHMALRIRYVGGAESPGANLAPLEP
- a CDS encoding trehalase family glycosidase; the encoded protein is MKLRPLTLTAAACATLPAASWANDRLAVLEADDYARHVEFFNQMEPERVVNLIPNSESWEWMEAEIPFFTCPDADLEEIYYFRWWALRKHLKEVGPYKAYTEFIELETNAWFIPPERTIASALGHHFMETRWLQNQENDDSYLDYWMQGKDGEPQGHFHRYSSWLMDALWQRAEATGDFEFLLDRFDLLNADYARWEEEKRRPDGLFWQYDVWDAMEESISGSRHQQNVRPTINSYMFGNAVAMEKLSKLAGDNEQAEVYAAKARELRNLVQEHLWNPENKFFEVVYPDGEFADAREAIGFIPWYFNLPEPGQGYEVAWEQLTDPLGFWAPYGLTTAERRHPRFRSYAIGTCEWDGALWPYATSQTLVALANVLRNYPDTPVSAHDYYDAFVTYTRSQRYAGLPYIGEYQDETSGQWLKGRAPRSYYYHHSTYADLLITGLVGMQPQADGSLVVDPLLPEGTWNWFALDGVPYHDHQVTIIWDADGSQFGQGAGFQVLIDGEQVAHAEELQRLEIKLP
- a CDS encoding polysaccharide lyase, coding for MKFTPISQLSPRRFIPWALCGLLGPVACYALPAFPGAEGAGAETIGGRWGRVVYVTNLQDSGPGSLRAALEMGGERTILFKVGGRIHLESPIEVVNPYVTIAGQTAPGDGITISGETIHINTEEVIIRYLRFRRGTLERRDDNLGGYPIRNIIIDHCSFSWGLDENVSFYRYTRENEDGTREKLPTENVTIQWSISSEALDEFNHAFGATWGGKNASFHHNLFASNTARNPSIGWGQNVDIRNNVLFNWRHRSIDGGSGAATVNVVNNYFKPGPATGDGPIQYRVARPQHLDKHYETNEPGGWFVDGNHVVGYPEVTADNWAGGVQLDDDELGGKTLEDVRASQPYDIAPVTTHSAEEAYELVLAHAGATLPRRDVVDRRIAQEVRAGQPTHGNGIIKRIDDVGGWPEFRGGLPPVDTDLDGMPDAWERRYGLDPEDPADGVRDADGDGYTNLEEYLNGTNPLEAVDYSDPANNVSSLPR
- a CDS encoding DUF6298 domain-containing protein; the protein is MNRTLAIFASLAAAVSLTAKQVDEVIHMAPEGHLTYDADEQGNRVPDFSHAGYQGGGVPLPQVETVYVIEPQEGDDGARIQAALDALAQREPQKSGLRGAVQLANGEFQVSGQLRIEASGIVLRGSGDTTIVAAGDDRRTLITAIGGKDRQLQGEAVQIVDDYVPVGSYRVTLPAGTGLQVGDRVVLTRPSTKAWIEAVEMHEPPARLPYQWRPGEWDMWWDRTVVQIEGNTATFDAPITTALEQRFGGATVQRYTWPTRLENVGVEHLNLVSEFDASNPHDEEHAWIAIELDNVENAWVAGISARHFVSSLVEIGFGARAITVQDCVSYDPVSELAGYRRLTYHTSGQQTLFLRCEAHEGIHDFTAGYLNTGPNAFVDSTAHHAEGFSGSVGSWASGVLFENVIVDGNALRLSNLGIWNQGVGWALANSMAWRSRASVMDISSPPTATNWGLGVWGQFEGNGVWMSTSEVTANPMSLYRAQLNDRIGKAALHALRPLPVYPVPARFETAPAPQPEAPIATPGMQLNDQGWLTVDGQLLTGREQGLQWWRGSLVPQRAKKISQPSITRFAPGRTGLGLTDDLSAVAAQMQERGLVVARHHYGLWYDRRRDDHEMTRRINAEVWPPFYELPWARTGTGESWNRISQYDLTKFNPWYFRRLREFAQEAQRHELVLISEMYFQHNLIESGAHWVDFPWREVNSVQETGWPEPPPYDGDTLVSAPRFYDTSIPEIAEWHRLYIRKCLDNLADQPNVIHTVSAEYTGPLHFVEFWLDVIAEWEAETGKHPLIALSTPKDVQDAILEDPKRSPLIDLVDFTYWFVDRNGDLFAPDGGQNLAPRQHLRQWDGSRADGKSIARMVADYRARYPHLGIITGHGEYEGWSFVAAGGSLAPLPRQTSPELLASLAMMKPLKAEKVAWTLSEGQNAFFYYTTGDEPAVIDLRNASGNFTVHFMDLQTGQPKSETEQVKGGKLYKPRSNGPAAFWITR